Proteins encoded together in one Microbacterium sp. zg-Y625 window:
- a CDS encoding response regulator transcription factor, with protein MSDRIRVAIADDQVLFCAGIEMIVRSQPDLEFVGAAYDGEAIVSLAGREAPDVILMDIRMPKADGITATRHAVAASPGSRVIVLTTHQRPDAVAHAIAAGAHGFLMKDARPELMLAAIRTVHDGSSVFAPPTTVALIRDLTPHTEDQPDQQAIAALTAREREVYLLAARGLSNAEIAEASYIGETTVKSHISSILSKLELASRLQLVAHAFNHHLVK; from the coding sequence GTGAGCGACCGCATCCGGGTCGCGATCGCTGACGACCAGGTGCTGTTCTGCGCCGGCATCGAAATGATCGTCCGCTCTCAGCCGGATCTGGAGTTCGTGGGCGCCGCATACGACGGGGAAGCGATCGTGAGCCTTGCGGGCAGGGAGGCGCCCGACGTCATCCTCATGGACATCCGGATGCCGAAAGCCGACGGCATCACCGCAACGCGCCACGCCGTGGCAGCGTCACCCGGCTCACGCGTCATCGTGCTGACGACCCACCAACGGCCCGACGCCGTGGCACACGCGATCGCGGCCGGCGCACACGGGTTCCTGATGAAGGACGCCCGACCCGAACTAATGCTCGCCGCGATCCGCACTGTGCACGACGGGAGCTCGGTCTTCGCGCCCCCGACCACGGTCGCGCTGATCCGAGACCTCACGCCACACACCGAAGACCAGCCTGACCAGCAAGCCATCGCCGCGCTGACTGCCCGTGAGCGAGAGGTCTATCTACTGGCCGCCCGCGGCCTGTCCAACGCCGAGATCGCCGAAGCCTCGTACATCGGCGAAACCACCGTCAAGTCCCACATCTCGAGCATCCTCTCCAAACTCGAACTCGCCTCCCGCCTTCAACTCGTGGCACACGCGTTCAACCACCACCTCGTGAAATGA
- a CDS encoding GNAT family N-acetyltransferase, producing the protein MDVVVRDGTPDDAPSLAVLKLAWANRHHVTVEESQSFARDLASWMASQGDSLLTRVAEHRGDLVGMAWLVVFDRVPDFSDRNRRTGDVQSVFVSPEFRRRGIGHALVSSLVDAADLRGIPRITVSSNDAAARLYLGTGFEASPRLLERRLNQER; encoded by the coding sequence ATGGACGTGGTGGTTCGCGACGGTACTCCGGATGACGCCCCGAGTCTGGCGGTACTGAAGCTCGCATGGGCGAACCGTCATCACGTGACCGTTGAAGAAAGTCAATCGTTCGCCCGAGACCTCGCCTCGTGGATGGCGTCACAGGGTGATTCACTGCTGACGCGGGTAGCGGAGCACCGTGGCGATCTTGTCGGCATGGCGTGGCTCGTCGTCTTCGACCGAGTCCCGGACTTCAGCGATAGGAATCGAAGGACCGGCGACGTGCAAAGCGTCTTCGTCAGCCCCGAGTTCCGGCGTCGAGGAATCGGGCATGCGTTGGTGAGCTCGCTCGTCGATGCGGCCGACCTGCGAGGAATTCCGCGGATCACCGTCAGTTCGAACGATGCTGCGGCGCGACTCTACCTGGGGACAGGTTTCGAAGCATCGCCGCGGCTCCTCGAACGCCGACTCAACCAGGAACGCTGA
- a CDS encoding PASTA domain-containing protein, producing MPDIVGLPFHVGRDVAGDSGVTLANPDPDGPPIGALAWPGLYYITAQSPAAGTTLYRWDSVAVEIVPYGEADSNAVALPHEVPPVDNAHAHPQRDAFIDLTNSDDQRD from the coding sequence GTGCCTGACATCGTCGGGCTTCCATTTCATGTCGGCCGTGATGTGGCCGGCGACTCGGGCGTGACACTCGCCAACCCCGATCCGGACGGCCCGCCGATCGGTGCACTGGCATGGCCGGGGCTCTACTACATCACCGCGCAGAGCCCTGCAGCAGGAACCACGTTGTACCGCTGGGACTCTGTTGCGGTGGAGATCGTTCCCTACGGCGAGGCGGACTCCAACGCCGTGGCACTTCCTCATGAGGTCCCACCTGTCGATAATGCCCACGCTCATCCGCAGCGCGACGCATTCATCGATCTCACCAACTCTGACGATCAGCGCGACTGA
- the manD gene encoding D-mannonate dehydratase ManD, which produces MAIELVDVIITSPGRNFVTLKITTSDGFVGWGDATLNGRELAVASYLEDHVASTLIGRDEDRIEDTWQYLYRGPYWRRGPVTMAAIAAVDMALWDIKAKKAGMPLYQLLGGASREGVRVYAHASGTDYAALKNAITGYEELGFTAVRVQTGVPGLGQIYGVSAAGHGVRYDYEPAKRSGDRPAEERWDTRNYLTHMPGVFAQIREDFGTDLRILHDGHHRMSPIEAARFAKDIEPYDLFWLEDCTPGEDQTALRLVRQHSTTPLAIGEVFNSVYDYQTLITERLIDYVRSAVTHTGGITAMKKLLDFAAIYGIKSGIHGPTDISPVGMAAALHLGLAIHNFGIQEYMPHNEQTLEVFQTSFTFDRGFLHPGDQPGLGVELDEDAAAGHEYTKAYLPVNRLLDGTVHDW; this is translated from the coding sequence ATGGCCATCGAGCTCGTCGATGTCATCATCACCAGCCCCGGACGCAACTTCGTCACGCTCAAGATCACGACCTCGGACGGCTTCGTCGGCTGGGGCGACGCCACCCTCAACGGTCGCGAGCTCGCCGTCGCGTCCTACCTCGAGGACCACGTCGCATCCACGCTCATCGGCCGCGACGAGGATCGCATCGAAGACACCTGGCAGTACCTCTACCGCGGACCGTACTGGCGTCGCGGCCCGGTGACGATGGCGGCGATCGCCGCGGTTGACATGGCGCTCTGGGACATCAAGGCGAAGAAGGCCGGAATGCCCCTGTACCAGCTGCTCGGCGGCGCCAGCCGCGAGGGCGTGCGCGTCTACGCCCACGCCTCGGGCACCGACTACGCCGCGCTGAAGAACGCCATCACCGGGTACGAGGAGCTCGGCTTCACGGCCGTTCGGGTGCAGACCGGCGTTCCCGGCCTCGGCCAGATCTACGGTGTCTCGGCGGCCGGCCACGGTGTGCGCTACGACTACGAGCCCGCCAAGCGCTCCGGCGACCGCCCCGCCGAGGAGCGCTGGGACACCCGCAACTACCTGACGCACATGCCCGGCGTTTTCGCGCAGATCCGCGAGGACTTCGGCACGGACCTGCGCATCCTCCACGACGGCCATCACCGGATGTCCCCGATCGAGGCCGCGCGCTTCGCGAAGGACATCGAGCCCTACGACCTCTTCTGGCTCGAGGACTGCACCCCCGGCGAGGATCAGACCGCGCTCCGTCTCGTTCGCCAGCACTCCACCACACCCCTCGCGATCGGCGAGGTCTTCAACTCGGTGTACGACTATCAGACCCTCATCACCGAGCGACTCATCGACTACGTGCGGTCGGCGGTCACCCACACGGGCGGCATCACAGCGATGAAGAAGCTCCTCGACTTCGCGGCGATCTACGGCATCAAGTCGGGCATCCACGGTCCGACCGACATCTCCCCCGTCGGCATGGCCGCAGCTCTCCACCTCGGCCTCGCGATCCACAACTTCGGCATCCAGGAGTACATGCCGCACAACGAGCAGACGCTCGAGGTGTTCCAGACCTCCTTCACGTTCGACCGGGGCTTCCTGCACCCGGGCGATCAGCCCGGGCTGGGCGTCGAACTCGACGAGGATGCCGCCGCCGGCCACGAGTACACGAAGGCCTATCTGCCGGTGAACCGCCTGCTCGACGGGACCGTGCATGACTGGTGA
- a CDS encoding AAA family ATPase, whose product MARLLITGMSGAGKSTLLSELSRRGHHTVDTDYEDWTDHDGGPWNASRMTALLESHRDVVVAGTAENQATFYDRFDHVILLSAPVDVLLERVTLRTNNPYGHSPEQRHEIRRYVAEVEPMLRRGADLELDGLRPVSDLADAVESLMTEVC is encoded by the coding sequence GTGGCGCGACTTCTCATCACCGGCATGTCGGGCGCGGGCAAGTCCACCCTTCTCAGTGAACTCAGTCGTCGCGGACACCATACGGTCGACACTGACTACGAAGATTGGACCGACCACGATGGCGGGCCCTGGAACGCATCCCGGATGACTGCCTTGCTGGAGTCGCACCGAGACGTGGTTGTTGCCGGCACCGCGGAGAATCAGGCGACCTTCTACGACCGCTTCGATCACGTGATCCTCCTAAGCGCACCCGTCGATGTGTTGCTCGAACGAGTCACCCTCCGAACGAACAACCCGTACGGGCATTCGCCGGAGCAACGCCACGAGATTCGACGGTACGTCGCGGAGGTGGAACCCATGCTGCGCCGAGGGGCCGACCTGGAGCTTGACGGGCTTCGCCCCGTTAGCGATCTCGCTGATGCCGTCGAGTCGTTGATGACCGAAGTCTGCTGA
- a CDS encoding sensor histidine kinase encodes MNQIRVRSADLVAPAVGVVYILLWWLGEAGRLGNGAYGPVVAMLAFLLFGIVIGVSKKWPAVALVLMGATIGLQLLIEGARFISSSWPAYLPLLYAVFNVSAFGRRAVHWISLPVSAVYAAVVAALLTVRTFGRDGWPVLYSLQSARQFQSGGGLDIVGTFAAVCAVAVGLAAGAWCAGLAMRRANQVAAARRQAQALQQDLDVVESELVVLSERERLAQDVHDVMAHSLAVIAAQADGTRMLDSALSPDAEQALTTIADTARDGLVELRRLLDASPSLELTQRPGLAGLPALVERVRGAGLAVDYVELGDAGPLTPVQESSVYRIVQESLTNAVRHSRAEGSARVTLDWRGPGLAVLIATPATDADAIEPGRGIRGMQDRARLAGGWLTVGIDDDAFIVNAFVPVEAARFTEVVA; translated from the coding sequence GTGAATCAGATACGAGTGCGATCGGCGGACCTCGTGGCGCCCGCTGTGGGAGTCGTGTACATCCTGCTGTGGTGGCTCGGTGAGGCCGGTCGTTTGGGAAACGGCGCATACGGCCCGGTGGTGGCGATGCTTGCGTTCTTGCTGTTCGGCATCGTGATCGGGGTCTCGAAGAAGTGGCCTGCGGTCGCCCTAGTCCTCATGGGGGCGACGATCGGCCTGCAACTGCTGATCGAGGGCGCGCGGTTCATCAGCTCGAGCTGGCCGGCGTACCTGCCGCTGCTGTATGCGGTGTTCAACGTCAGCGCGTTCGGCCGACGCGCGGTCCACTGGATCTCGCTTCCCGTCTCCGCGGTGTACGCGGCCGTCGTGGCCGCGCTGCTTACGGTGCGCACATTCGGTCGTGACGGGTGGCCGGTGCTGTACTCGCTTCAATCCGCCCGGCAGTTCCAAAGCGGTGGCGGGTTGGACATTGTCGGCACGTTCGCCGCGGTGTGCGCGGTCGCGGTCGGCCTCGCCGCTGGCGCCTGGTGCGCGGGTCTTGCGATGCGCAGAGCGAACCAGGTCGCTGCGGCCCGCCGGCAGGCTCAGGCTCTGCAGCAGGACCTCGACGTTGTGGAGAGCGAACTGGTCGTGTTGTCGGAGCGGGAGCGGCTCGCCCAAGACGTGCATGATGTCATGGCGCATTCGCTGGCCGTGATCGCGGCGCAGGCCGACGGGACCCGGATGCTGGACTCAGCGCTCTCCCCGGACGCCGAGCAGGCGTTGACCACGATCGCCGACACGGCGCGAGACGGTCTCGTCGAACTGCGTCGACTGCTCGACGCGAGTCCGAGCTTGGAGCTGACGCAGCGCCCCGGACTCGCGGGCCTGCCCGCGCTCGTGGAGCGAGTGCGCGGCGCCGGCCTCGCCGTCGACTACGTCGAACTCGGCGACGCCGGTCCGCTCACGCCAGTCCAGGAGTCGAGCGTCTACCGGATCGTGCAGGAGTCGTTGACAAACGCGGTGCGACACTCCCGTGCCGAAGGCTCCGCGAGAGTGACGCTGGATTGGCGTGGGCCGGGCTTGGCGGTGCTGATCGCCACCCCGGCGACGGACGCCGATGCGATCGAGCCTGGTCGCGGTATCCGCGGCATGCAGGACCGGGCGCGGCTTGCCGGCGGCTGGCTCACCGTCGGGATCGACGACGATGCCTTCATCGTCAACGCGTTCGTCCCCGTCGAGGCGGCACGTTTTACGGAGGTCGTCGCGTGA
- a CDS encoding sugar kinase — protein MTETARPDAHTPAVVTFGETMALVRTTEIGSLKHASTLALGIGGAESNVAIGLRRLGAPVSWLGRVGDDPLGERVLREIRGEGVTVHGIVDADAPTGLMIKARPSSSSSAVHYYRAGSAGSRLAPTDLPAGWVEGASILHITGITPLLSPSAREAARDAVDRARVAGVTVSFDINYRSALADPAVAEPVLRDIAERADIIFGDAAELGVLYPDATPADAAARLMDAGTKQVVLKLGPEGAATSTSSERIESPGFVVDVIDTVGAGDAFVAGYLSAHLAGLDLRSTLLRANACGAMACQVPGDWEAAPTLQELERFLEGGDPVRR, from the coding sequence ATGACCGAGACCGCCCGCCCCGACGCCCATACCCCCGCCGTCGTCACGTTCGGTGAGACCATGGCGCTCGTGCGCACGACCGAGATCGGGTCACTCAAGCACGCGAGCACACTGGCTCTCGGCATCGGCGGTGCCGAGAGCAATGTCGCCATCGGGCTCCGCCGTCTCGGAGCGCCCGTCTCGTGGCTCGGCAGAGTCGGCGACGACCCGCTCGGCGAGCGGGTGCTGCGCGAGATCCGAGGCGAAGGCGTCACCGTGCACGGCATCGTCGACGCGGATGCCCCCACCGGCCTCATGATCAAGGCACGACCGTCGTCCAGCTCGTCAGCCGTGCACTACTACCGTGCGGGATCGGCCGGTTCACGCCTGGCGCCTACCGACCTGCCGGCTGGGTGGGTCGAAGGGGCATCGATCCTTCACATCACGGGCATCACGCCGTTGCTCTCTCCCTCTGCCCGTGAGGCCGCCCGCGACGCCGTCGATCGCGCGCGAGTGGCCGGTGTCACGGTGAGCTTCGACATCAACTACCGCTCCGCGCTGGCGGACCCCGCCGTTGCCGAACCCGTCCTTCGCGACATCGCGGAGCGGGCCGACATCATCTTCGGTGACGCCGCCGAACTCGGCGTCCTCTACCCGGATGCCACCCCCGCCGATGCGGCCGCACGGCTGATGGATGCCGGGACCAAGCAGGTCGTACTCAAACTCGGGCCCGAGGGGGCGGCGACCTCGACCAGCTCAGAGCGCATCGAATCCCCCGGATTCGTCGTCGACGTCATCGACACCGTCGGCGCCGGCGACGCCTTCGTGGCGGGGTACCTCAGCGCCCACCTCGCTGGGCTCGACCTGCGATCCACGCTTCTCCGAGCGAACGCATGTGGCGCAATGGCCTGCCAAGTCCCAGGAGACTGGGAAGCGGCTCCCACCCTGCAGGAGCTCGAGCGATTCCTCGAGGGCGGAGACCCCGTCAGACGCTGA
- a CDS encoding RNA polymerase sigma factor has product MSPDNEVIERSAREPAVFAALFDRHAVSVYRYVAQRLGDHVADDVMSETFLVAFEKRSSYNLEVADARPWLLGIATRLMRKYARLEAVAWRGLAADLAAQVAPDFVEQVGSRVDAERLTRRLSKALQNLSAADRDTFLLFAWGELSYASIAEAMQVPVGTVRSRLNRTRRRLRRAAGFSILEQETDHGRIGTVQKHS; this is encoded by the coding sequence GTGAGCCCCGATAACGAGGTCATTGAGCGCTCGGCGCGTGAGCCAGCGGTATTCGCCGCGCTGTTCGATCGTCACGCCGTTTCCGTGTACCGATACGTCGCCCAACGCCTGGGAGACCACGTTGCCGACGACGTGATGTCGGAGACGTTCTTGGTGGCGTTCGAGAAGCGGTCTTCGTACAACCTGGAGGTCGCGGATGCGCGGCCGTGGCTGCTCGGGATCGCGACCAGGTTGATGCGGAAGTACGCGCGGCTCGAAGCAGTGGCGTGGAGAGGGTTGGCTGCTGACCTGGCCGCGCAGGTCGCGCCCGACTTCGTCGAGCAGGTGGGATCTCGTGTCGACGCCGAGCGGCTGACGCGGCGATTGAGCAAAGCGCTGCAGAACTTGAGTGCCGCCGACCGCGACACGTTCTTGCTGTTCGCGTGGGGCGAGCTGAGCTACGCGTCGATCGCGGAAGCGATGCAGGTGCCGGTCGGCACGGTGCGCTCACGACTCAACCGCACACGGCGACGGCTGCGCCGGGCCGCGGGCTTCAGCATTCTCGAACAGGAGACGGATCATGGACGTATTGGCACTGTTCAAAAGCACTCGTGA
- a CDS encoding MFS transporter: protein MSESQTTVTAADPAAKRSVRDLVRAAVSGWLGTALEFMDYQLYSLAAALVFADLFFSAENPAVAVVAAMATYGVGYVARPVGAFFFARLGDKTGRARVLFYTILLMGLATTLIGVLPTYSQVGILAPILLVLLRIAQGFGAGAEISGAGVMLAEYAPAKRRGIIASLVALGTNCGTLLASGIWAILLIAYSEEEVIEWAWRIPFIASAVIMLFALWVRFNLKETPVFEERDDVVDGRALSKADALQLATETGDVRTLEAMQHKPIKAFIIALMLRFGQAGNSGMIQTYLISYITVVLLLDRSIGVNAVIVSSLVAFITVPLSGWLGDRFGRKRMYMIWAVVALIVIIPTMLMISSGETTQVFVGYVVLHNLAVMSFASLENLTIPEIFGARNRYTYTAMAREIGAIVATGAGPVIAAAWVSAVTGSFIPIIIMLMFFTLCTLIASIWMPEVAGRDLTDPRDAI from the coding sequence ATGTCCGAATCGCAAACGACGGTCACGGCCGCCGATCCCGCAGCGAAGAGGTCGGTCCGCGACCTCGTGCGCGCCGCCGTCTCCGGCTGGCTCGGCACTGCCCTCGAGTTCATGGACTACCAGCTGTACTCGCTGGCCGCCGCGCTCGTCTTCGCCGACCTCTTCTTCTCCGCGGAGAACCCGGCCGTGGCAGTGGTCGCCGCGATGGCCACCTACGGCGTCGGCTACGTGGCACGCCCTGTCGGCGCGTTCTTCTTCGCCCGCCTCGGTGACAAGACCGGCCGCGCCAGGGTCCTCTTCTACACGATCCTGCTGATGGGTCTCGCGACCACGCTCATCGGCGTACTCCCGACCTACTCGCAGGTGGGCATCCTCGCGCCGATCCTCCTCGTGCTGCTGCGCATCGCGCAGGGCTTCGGCGCCGGCGCGGAGATCTCTGGAGCCGGCGTCATGCTCGCCGAGTACGCCCCCGCGAAACGCCGCGGCATCATCGCCTCTCTCGTCGCCCTCGGCACCAACTGCGGCACCCTCCTGGCCTCGGGCATCTGGGCCATCCTGCTGATCGCGTACAGCGAGGAGGAAGTCATCGAGTGGGCATGGCGAATCCCCTTCATCGCCAGCGCGGTCATCATGCTCTTCGCTCTCTGGGTGCGCTTCAACCTCAAGGAGACCCCGGTCTTCGAGGAGCGTGACGACGTCGTCGACGGCAGGGCGCTCTCCAAGGCGGACGCGCTCCAGCTCGCCACCGAGACCGGTGACGTCCGCACGCTGGAGGCGATGCAGCACAAGCCCATCAAGGCCTTCATCATCGCGCTGATGCTGCGCTTCGGCCAGGCCGGGAACTCCGGCATGATCCAGACGTACCTCATCAGCTACATCACCGTGGTGCTCCTGCTGGACCGCTCGATCGGCGTCAACGCCGTCATCGTCTCGTCGCTCGTCGCCTTCATCACCGTGCCACTGTCGGGCTGGCTCGGCGACCGCTTCGGCCGCAAGCGCATGTACATGATCTGGGCGGTCGTCGCGCTGATCGTCATCATCCCGACCATGCTCATGATCAGCAGCGGAGAGACCACGCAGGTCTTCGTGGGCTACGTCGTGCTGCACAACCTCGCCGTGATGAGCTTCGCGTCGCTCGAGAACCTGACCATTCCGGAGATCTTCGGCGCACGGAACCGCTACACCTACACGGCGATGGCGCGTGAGATCGGCGCCATCGTCGCAACCGGTGCCGGCCCCGTCATCGCGGCCGCCTGGGTCTCCGCCGTCACCGGATCGTTCATCCCGATCATCATCATGCTGATGTTCTTCACGCTGTGCACGCTCATCGCGTCGATCTGGATGCCGGAGGTCGCCGGTCGCGACCTGACGGACCCCCGCGACGCGATCTGA
- a CDS encoding bifunctional 4-hydroxy-2-oxoglutarate aldolase/2-dehydro-3-deoxy-phosphogluconate aldolase, with amino-acid sequence MTGEARRVALPARTAESRLIVVARAERAEDYAPVLDVLIDAGLRSVELTLTTPGTLDHLPDLLRRYEGAVDLGVGTVTNGDELARAVDAGASYLVTPITTAALITQATAAGVPIVPGGLTPTELFTSWSAGASAVKIFPAGQVGASYLKDLRGPFPDIVAVPSGGIDLAEADAWLTAGAAAVSVGGPLLGDAFRGGDLQALRDRAAAFVAVCNRSAT; translated from the coding sequence ATGACTGGTGAGGCGCGCCGCGTCGCGCTCCCCGCGCGCACGGCCGAATCCCGTCTCATCGTGGTCGCCCGCGCCGAGCGCGCCGAGGATTACGCCCCGGTGCTCGACGTGCTGATCGACGCCGGCCTCCGCAGCGTCGAGCTCACGCTCACGACGCCCGGAACGCTCGACCATCTGCCCGACCTGCTGCGACGGTACGAGGGGGCGGTCGACCTGGGCGTCGGCACCGTCACGAACGGCGACGAGCTCGCACGCGCGGTGGATGCCGGCGCGAGCTACCTCGTGACCCCGATCACCACTGCCGCCTTGATCACACAGGCGACCGCGGCTGGTGTGCCGATCGTTCCGGGCGGACTCACGCCGACCGAGCTGTTCACGTCGTGGTCGGCGGGCGCATCCGCTGTGAAGATCTTCCCCGCCGGGCAGGTGGGAGCGTCGTACCTGAAGGACCTCCGCGGACCGTTCCCCGACATCGTCGCCGTCCCTTCGGGCGGCATCGACCTCGCCGAAGCCGACGCCTGGCTCACCGCCGGTGCCGCCGCGGTGAGCGTCGGGGGACCGCTGCTCGGTGACGCGTTCCGCGGCGGCGATCTCCAGGCCCTCCGCGACCGCGCCGCGGCCTTCGTCGCCGTCTGCAACAGGAGCGCCACATGA